From the genome of Streptomyces sp. NBC_01116, one region includes:
- a CDS encoding DoxX family protein, with translation MNGYGGGSYGLGERRTLREQAGTYALLPLRIFLGVTFVYAGLDKLTDSVFLSATGTGSIGEMMRGVRDSSAIPALVDLALKSPEGFGYAIAIGELLVGLGTLVGLWARLAALGGALISLSLWLTVSWQATPYYYGNDLPYLMAWLPLVLAGATVFSADAFLASRRRRSM, from the coding sequence ATGAACGGTTACGGCGGCGGATCGTACGGTCTGGGCGAGCGCAGGACACTGAGGGAGCAGGCGGGCACGTACGCCCTGCTGCCGCTGCGGATCTTCCTCGGCGTCACCTTCGTCTACGCGGGCCTCGACAAGCTCACGGACAGCGTGTTCCTGTCCGCGACCGGCACCGGCTCCATCGGCGAGATGATGCGCGGGGTGCGCGACTCCTCCGCGATCCCCGCCCTCGTCGACCTGGCGCTGAAGAGCCCCGAGGGCTTCGGCTACGCCATCGCGATCGGCGAACTCCTCGTCGGCCTCGGCACCCTCGTCGGCCTCTGGGCCCGGCTCGCGGCGCTCGGCGGCGCGCTGATCTCCCTGAGCCTCTGGCTGACCGTGAGCTGGCAGGCCACCCCGTACTACTACGGCAACGACCTGCCCTACCTGATGGCGTGGCTGCCGCTGGTGCTCGCGGGCGCCACCGTGTTCTCCGCGGACGCCTTCCTCGCCTCGCGCCGCCGCCGCAGCATGTAG
- a CDS encoding chorismate mutase, with protein sequence MSSTTGTTGTTAVTPAELTGARTDEAAALIGGARERIDALDDRIIGLVQERMAVSAVIQEARITSGGRRVNLSRETAVLGHYRDALGKPGTALAMTLLELCRGRV encoded by the coding sequence ATGAGCAGCACCACCGGCACCACCGGCACCACCGCTGTCACCCCCGCCGAGCTGACCGGCGCCCGCACCGACGAGGCCGCCGCCCTGATCGGCGGCGCCCGGGAGCGCATCGACGCCCTCGACGACCGGATCATCGGCCTCGTCCAGGAACGGATGGCCGTCTCGGCGGTGATCCAGGAGGCCCGGATCACCTCCGGCGGCCGGCGGGTCAACCTCTCCCGGGAGACGGCCGTGCTCGGCCACTACAGGGACGCGCTGGGCAAGCCGGGCACCGCGCTGGCGATGACGCTCCTGGAGCTGTGCCGCGGCCGGGTGTGA
- a CDS encoding cyclopropane-fatty-acyl-phospholipid synthase family protein yields the protein MSAEEVRAIVSAAGNDRLTWNTPLSEEHAARLIAACAPAPGSRIVDLGSGWGELLMRLVESAPGASGDGVETDPDAVARGRKLAGQRGLGDRVRFHEVPAAEWAGDGYDLAVSIGSSHAWPGTTREALTSLAATVRPGGRVLFGEGIWLKEPTRAALEGVGAEPGDFGSLLELIRLAESVGLRALQVTVADEREWDLFESEGPIGRGQRWALEHPDHPLHAEVTAEIDARRTGYYGGYRSYLTLAYLVLST from the coding sequence ATGTCCGCCGAAGAAGTCCGCGCCATCGTGTCCGCCGCCGGCAATGACCGCCTCACCTGGAACACCCCGCTCTCCGAGGAGCACGCGGCCCGGCTGATCGCCGCCTGCGCCCCCGCCCCCGGTTCCCGGATCGTCGACCTCGGTTCCGGCTGGGGCGAACTGCTGATGCGGCTCGTCGAGTCCGCGCCCGGGGCCAGCGGGGACGGCGTCGAGACCGACCCCGACGCCGTGGCGCGCGGGCGGAAGCTCGCCGGGCAGCGCGGGCTCGGTGACCGCGTGCGGTTCCACGAGGTGCCCGCCGCCGAGTGGGCCGGGGACGGATACGACCTCGCCGTCTCCATCGGCTCCTCGCACGCCTGGCCCGGCACGACCCGGGAGGCCCTCACCTCCCTCGCCGCCACCGTGCGCCCCGGCGGACGGGTCCTGTTCGGCGAGGGGATCTGGCTGAAGGAGCCGACCCGAGCCGCGCTGGAGGGCGTCGGCGCCGAGCCGGGCGACTTCGGGTCGCTGCTGGAGCTGATCCGGCTGGCGGAGTCCGTCGGGCTGCGCGCGCTCCAGGTCACCGTCGCCGACGAGCGCGAATGGGACCTCTTCGAGTCCGAGGGGCCGATCGGCCGCGGCCAGCGCTGGGCCCTGGAACACCCGGACCATCCCCTGCACGCCGAGGTGACGGCCGAGATCGACGCCCGCCGCACCGGCTACTACGGCGGCTACCGCTCGTACCTCACGCTCGCCTACCTGGTGCTCAGCACCTGA
- a CDS encoding peptidase: MTPFSPRSALRRAAVSLAAGGLLAAAPLAGAAAPAAAADLPVFALGGPAGTGLNPYPESGEPRHSTVGITVGNPSQDEENGGYAGDFTLTFDLSGIDGVADVAFDGESGGADCEVTGAKAVCEDRGIRPGGRPVADLLVTAAEGSEDGATGTIRVTGEAEGATFTPFTTRLTVGGTDLVMERLPFDQELDPGDEQQAPITFTNRGSRDADGVLLTLMYTRGLDIPQRYANCEYTVDGPDVPGIGWTTALCSVEGAFEAGGTYTLATPLTIEATTRAYDDTFVYRIHEDGAAQRTALRAGAPFARGAGPVLRAVPARASQQGATARGGDLNPEDNQQEADFRTKNTADFAAYGDEASGAAGTTVRADIGFRNEGPAWIGHLRSGEPVATVDFTVPQGASVTAKPDRCRAVTADGKYREDQRSPAPRYVCDTSMTVWDGADLGLSFELRIDRALIGASGEVTVRGTWPQNPALPFDPKPSDNTAFLVLNGEGGGDSGGTTGGAGEPPTPPTSAPDPEESPSGTSGPSASATSGGGSAGAAGGSGGGGGLASTGSTALIASGAAAAALAAGLVLFTAARRRAGRHV; the protein is encoded by the coding sequence ATGACACCCTTCTCCCCGAGGTCAGCGCTGCGCCGTGCGGCGGTCTCCCTCGCCGCCGGCGGCCTGCTGGCCGCGGCCCCGCTCGCCGGGGCGGCCGCTCCGGCGGCGGCCGCGGACCTCCCGGTGTTCGCCCTCGGCGGCCCCGCCGGGACGGGGCTGAACCCGTACCCGGAGAGCGGCGAGCCGCGGCACTCCACGGTCGGGATCACCGTCGGCAACCCGAGCCAGGACGAGGAGAACGGCGGCTACGCGGGCGACTTCACGCTCACCTTCGACCTCAGCGGCATCGACGGCGTCGCCGACGTGGCGTTCGACGGCGAGTCCGGCGGCGCGGACTGCGAGGTCACCGGCGCGAAGGCGGTCTGCGAGGACCGGGGCATCCGGCCGGGCGGCCGGCCCGTCGCCGACCTCCTGGTCACCGCCGCCGAGGGCAGCGAGGACGGGGCCACGGGCACGATCAGGGTGACCGGTGAGGCGGAGGGCGCGACCTTCACCCCGTTCACCACCCGGCTCACGGTCGGCGGCACCGACCTGGTCATGGAGCGGCTCCCCTTCGACCAGGAGCTGGACCCGGGCGACGAGCAGCAGGCCCCGATCACCTTCACCAACCGGGGCAGCCGGGACGCCGACGGCGTGCTGCTCACCCTCATGTACACCCGCGGCCTCGATATTCCGCAGCGCTACGCCAACTGCGAGTACACCGTGGACGGCCCGGACGTCCCGGGCATCGGCTGGACCACGGCCCTCTGCTCCGTCGAGGGCGCCTTCGAGGCGGGCGGGACGTACACCCTGGCGACGCCGCTGACCATCGAGGCCACCACCCGCGCCTACGACGACACCTTCGTCTACCGCATCCACGAGGACGGCGCCGCCCAGCGCACCGCCCTGCGTGCGGGCGCCCCCTTCGCGCGGGGCGCGGGCCCCGTGCTGAGGGCGGTCCCGGCGAGGGCCTCCCAGCAGGGCGCGACCGCCCGGGGCGGCGACCTCAATCCGGAGGACAACCAGCAGGAGGCCGACTTCCGTACGAAGAACACGGCCGACTTCGCGGCGTACGGCGACGAGGCGTCCGGAGCCGCCGGGACCACGGTGAGGGCCGACATCGGCTTCCGCAACGAGGGCCCGGCCTGGATCGGCCACCTCCGTTCCGGCGAGCCCGTCGCCACCGTCGACTTCACCGTCCCGCAGGGCGCGTCGGTCACCGCGAAGCCGGACCGCTGCCGTGCGGTGACCGCGGACGGGAAGTACCGCGAGGACCAGAGGAGCCCCGCGCCGCGCTATGTCTGCGACACCTCGATGACCGTGTGGGACGGGGCCGACCTCGGGCTGTCCTTCGAGCTGCGGATCGACAGGGCCCTGATCGGCGCGAGCGGCGAGGTGACCGTCCGCGGCACCTGGCCGCAGAACCCGGCGCTGCCGTTCGACCCGAAGCCGTCCGACAACACCGCGTTCCTCGTCCTGAACGGCGAGGGCGGCGGCGACTCCGGCGGCACGACGGGCGGCGCCGGCGAACCGCCCACCCCGCCGACCTCGGCCCCGGACCCGGAGGAGAGCCCGTCCGGCACCTCCGGACCCTCGGCCTCCGCCACGTCCGGCGGCGGCTCGGCGGGGGCGGCCGGGGGCTCCGGCGGCGGAGGCGGCCTGGCCTCGACGGGATCGACCGCCCTGATCGCCTCGGGCGCGGCGGCCGCGGCGCTGGCGGCGGGCCTGGTGCTGTTCACGGCGGCGCGGCGACGGGCCGGGCGGCACGTCTGA
- a CDS encoding GMC oxidoreductase has product MSQDSPAQKQAASPAPVSRVPAEDDAAYDYDVLVVGSGFGGAVSALRLTEKGYRVGVLEAGRRFTPGTLPKTSWDLRNYLWAPALGLFGIQRVHLLGNVMVLAGAGVGGGSLNYANTLYVPPAPFFEDRQWASITDWQDELKPYYDQARRMLGVRLNPTMTPSDVHLKAAAEAMGVGDTFHLAPVGVFFGDGKDADGTAKARPGGTVPDPYFGGAGPARKACTECGECMTGCRHGAKNTLNENYLHLAEKAGAVIHPMTSVVAVTDDPEGGYRVLTVPTDRRRRAKPTKLRARKVVVAAGTYGTQTLLHTMKDRGLLPRLSARLGELTRTNSEALVGSQTSDRRYRKKHGTAKADFSQGVAITSSIHPDGNTHIEPVRYGKGSNAMGAMSILQVPYGAHRVRGWLANMVKHPTLAARSLSNHHWSERTIIGLVMQSLDNSLTTYRKAGGVGKGLLTARQGHGAPNPTQIPEATRSATLLAEEINGFAGSNVGELMGTPLTAHFLGGCPIGASADEGVIDPYHRLYGHPGISVVDGSAVSANLGVNPSLTITAQAERAMSFWPNKGEADPRPEQGESYERLTPVEPLAPAVPKEAFGALKLPFLGLPVVPPKGTAEAGAGIEGVGNTPVPNP; this is encoded by the coding sequence ATGTCCCAGGACAGCCCTGCCCAGAAACAGGCCGCGAGCCCTGCCCCGGTGAGCCGGGTCCCGGCCGAGGACGACGCCGCGTACGACTACGACGTCCTGGTCGTCGGATCGGGCTTCGGGGGAGCGGTGTCGGCGCTCCGGCTGACCGAGAAGGGATACCGGGTCGGGGTCCTGGAGGCGGGCCGCCGCTTCACCCCCGGCACCCTCCCCAAGACCTCCTGGGACCTGAGGAACTACCTCTGGGCCCCCGCGCTGGGCCTCTTCGGCATCCAGCGCGTCCACCTCCTCGGCAACGTCATGGTGCTCGCCGGGGCCGGGGTCGGCGGCGGATCGCTCAACTACGCCAACACGCTGTACGTGCCGCCCGCCCCGTTCTTCGAGGACCGCCAGTGGGCCTCGATCACCGACTGGCAGGACGAGCTGAAGCCGTACTACGACCAAGCCCGCCGCATGCTCGGGGTCCGCCTCAACCCGACCATGACCCCCTCCGACGTCCACCTCAAGGCCGCCGCCGAGGCCATGGGCGTCGGCGACACCTTCCACCTGGCCCCGGTCGGCGTCTTCTTCGGCGACGGCAAGGACGCCGACGGCACCGCGAAGGCCCGGCCCGGCGGCACCGTCCCCGACCCGTACTTCGGCGGCGCGGGCCCCGCACGCAAGGCGTGCACCGAGTGCGGAGAGTGCATGACGGGCTGCCGCCACGGCGCCAAGAACACCCTCAACGAGAACTACCTCCACCTCGCCGAGAAGGCCGGAGCGGTCATCCACCCGATGACGTCCGTCGTCGCGGTCACCGACGACCCCGAGGGCGGCTACCGGGTCCTCACCGTCCCCACCGACCGCCGCCGCCGGGCGAAGCCCACGAAGCTGCGCGCCCGCAAGGTCGTCGTCGCCGCCGGCACGTACGGCACCCAGACCCTGCTGCACACCATGAAGGACCGGGGCCTGCTGCCCCGGCTCTCCGCGAGGCTCGGCGAGCTGACCCGCACCAACTCCGAGGCACTGGTCGGCTCCCAGACCAGCGACCGCCGCTACCGCAAGAAGCACGGCACCGCGAAGGCCGACTTCTCGCAGGGCGTCGCGATCACCTCCTCGATCCACCCCGACGGCAACACCCACATCGAGCCCGTCCGCTACGGCAAGGGCTCCAACGCCATGGGCGCGATGTCGATCCTCCAGGTCCCCTACGGGGCCCACCGGGTCCGCGGCTGGCTCGCCAACATGGTCAAGCACCCGACCCTCGCCGCCCGGTCGCTCTCCAACCACCACTGGTCGGAACGCACCATCATCGGCCTGGTCATGCAGTCGCTGGACAACTCCCTGACGACGTACCGCAAAGCGGGCGGCGTCGGCAAGGGCCTGCTCACCGCCCGCCAGGGCCACGGCGCCCCCAACCCGACCCAGATTCCCGAGGCCACCCGCAGCGCCACTCTGCTGGCCGAGGAGATCAACGGCTTCGCCGGCTCCAACGTCGGCGAGCTGATGGGCACCCCGCTCACCGCCCACTTCCTCGGCGGCTGCCCGATCGGCGCGAGCGCCGACGAAGGCGTCATCGACCCGTACCACCGCCTCTACGGCCACCCCGGCATCAGCGTCGTCGACGGCTCCGCGGTCTCCGCCAACCTCGGCGTCAACCCCTCGCTGACCATCACCGCCCAGGCCGAACGCGCGATGTCCTTCTGGCCCAACAAGGGCGAGGCGGACCCTCGCCCGGAACAGGGCGAGTCCTACGAGCGGCTCACGCCCGTGGAGCCGCTCGCGCCGGCCGTGCCGAAGGAGGCGTTCGGCGCGCTGAAGCTGCCGTTCCTGGGCCTCCCCGTGGTGCCGCCGAAGGGGACGGCGGAGGCCGGGGCGGGCATCGAGGGCGTCGGGAACACCCCCGTACCCAATCCGTGA
- a CDS encoding class II aldolase/adducin family protein, protein MSEPVAVPAPAPIPVEQLQFAMPPVHASPDEERAYRRERLAGALRLFGQLGYEDGVSGHISARDPELADCFWVNPFGAPFADIAPQDLILVNGDGQVLRGRFHVNQAAFAVHAAVHRARPDTVAVAHTHSTHGRALAALGEPIEPITQESCAFYEDHALYDAYSGVVVDEDEGRRIAAALGPHKAVILRNHGLLTVGDSVDAAAWWFLTMERACQVQLLARAAGKPVLISHRDAVTTREHLGGDLVAWINYQPLWQRIARTF, encoded by the coding sequence ATGTCCGAGCCGGTCGCCGTGCCCGCCCCCGCCCCGATCCCCGTCGAGCAGCTCCAGTTCGCGATGCCGCCCGTGCACGCCTCGCCGGACGAGGAGCGCGCGTACCGCAGGGAGCGGCTGGCGGGCGCGCTGCGGCTGTTCGGGCAGCTCGGATACGAGGACGGGGTCTCCGGGCACATCAGCGCCCGCGATCCCGAGCTGGCGGACTGCTTCTGGGTCAACCCGTTCGGCGCGCCCTTCGCCGACATCGCCCCGCAGGACCTGATCCTCGTCAACGGCGACGGCCAGGTGCTCCGGGGCCGCTTCCACGTCAACCAGGCCGCGTTCGCCGTGCACGCCGCGGTGCACCGGGCCCGCCCCGACACCGTGGCCGTCGCGCACACCCACTCCACCCACGGGCGGGCGCTCGCCGCGCTCGGGGAGCCGATCGAGCCGATCACCCAGGAATCCTGCGCCTTCTACGAGGACCACGCGCTGTACGACGCCTACTCCGGGGTCGTCGTGGACGAGGACGAGGGGCGGCGGATCGCCGCCGCGCTCGGGCCGCACAAGGCGGTGATCCTGCGCAACCACGGGCTGCTGACCGTCGGTGACTCGGTGGACGCGGCGGCCTGGTGGTTCCTCACCATGGAGCGCGCCTGCCAGGTGCAGCTGCTGGCGCGGGCCGCCGGGAAGCCCGTGCTCATCTCGCACCGGGACGCCGTCACCACCCGCGAGCACCTCGGCGGCGACCTGGTGGCCTGGATCAACTACCAGCCCCTGTGGCAGCGGATCGCTCGAACATTCTGA
- a CDS encoding Uma2 family endonuclease, whose translation MSAAPEDGLEQQPNRWPVPPEGGWTADDLDRIPGLPPHTELIDGSLVFMSPQTAFHGRAMRLFENALLDQAPAHLDVLREMTIKLDEKNRPEPDVLVFPVEANTGHRQTWFRPEDVVLAVEVVSDDSVERDREVKPRKYAAAGVRHFWRVEADDVGVPIVYVYELDPSLEVYVPTGIHRDKLTLTAPFPLTIDLTAINRRRP comes from the coding sequence ATGAGCGCCGCACCCGAGGACGGGCTTGAGCAGCAGCCGAACCGGTGGCCGGTCCCGCCGGAGGGCGGCTGGACGGCGGACGACCTCGACCGGATTCCGGGCCTCCCGCCCCACACCGAGCTGATCGACGGGAGTCTCGTCTTCATGAGTCCGCAGACCGCCTTTCACGGGCGTGCCATGCGTCTGTTCGAGAACGCGCTTCTGGACCAGGCGCCTGCTCATCTGGACGTCCTGCGCGAGATGACGATCAAACTGGACGAGAAGAACAGGCCTGAGCCGGACGTGCTCGTGTTCCCCGTCGAGGCGAACACGGGCCACCGTCAGACCTGGTTCCGGCCCGAGGACGTCGTGCTGGCCGTCGAGGTGGTATCGGACGATTCGGTGGAGCGTGATCGGGAGGTAAAGCCACGCAAGTACGCCGCTGCCGGGGTGCGGCACTTCTGGCGTGTGGAGGCGGACGACGTGGGGGTGCCGATCGTGTACGTCTACGAACTCGATCCCTCTCTGGAGGTGTACGTGCCCACCGGCATCCACCGCGACAAGCTCACCCTCACCGCTCCGTTCCCTCTGACCATCGATCTCACCGCGATCAACCGGCGCCGTCCGTAG
- the guaA gene encoding glutamine-hydrolyzing GMP synthase produces the protein MPAAPPAAPDATADVVLVVDFGAQYAQLIARRVREARVYSEIVPSTMPVAEMLAKNPRAIILSGGPSSVYAEGAPSLDRSLFEAGVPVFGMCYGFQLMATTLGGTVDDNGAREYGRTPLHVSKAGSTLFEGTPTEQPVWMSHGDACSAAPEGFTVTASTDVVPVAAFENDEKKLYGVQYHPEVMHSTHGQQVLEHFLYRGAGIEPNWTTTNVVEEQTALVREQVGDKRVICALSGGVDSAVAAALVQKAIGSQLTCVYVDHGLMRKGETEQVEKDFVAATGAKLKVVDAKKRFLDALAGVSDPEQKRKIIGREFIRVFEQAQLEILQEDGPEVAFLVQGTLYPDVVESGGGTGTANIKSHHNVGGLPDDIEFQLVEPLRQLFKDEVRMVGQELGLPEEIVQRQPFPGPGLGIRIVGEVTEERLDLLREADAIAREELTAAGLDRDIWQCPVVLLADVRSVGVQGDGRTYGHPIVLRPVSSEDAMTADWSRLPYETLAKISTRITNEVADVNRVVLDVTSKPPGTIEWE, from the coding sequence GTGCCAGCAGCACCCCCCGCCGCCCCCGACGCCACGGCCGACGTGGTCCTCGTCGTCGACTTCGGCGCGCAGTACGCCCAGCTCATCGCCCGCCGTGTCCGTGAGGCCCGGGTCTACAGCGAGATCGTCCCGTCCACCATGCCGGTGGCCGAGATGCTGGCGAAGAACCCGCGCGCGATCATCCTCTCCGGCGGCCCCTCGTCGGTGTACGCGGAGGGCGCGCCGTCCCTGGACCGCTCGCTCTTCGAGGCCGGGGTGCCCGTCTTCGGCATGTGCTACGGCTTCCAGCTGATGGCCACCACGCTCGGCGGCACGGTCGACGACAACGGGGCCCGTGAGTACGGCCGTACCCCGCTGCACGTCAGCAAGGCGGGCTCGACTCTCTTCGAGGGCACGCCCACCGAGCAGCCGGTGTGGATGTCGCACGGCGACGCCTGCTCGGCGGCCCCCGAGGGCTTCACCGTCACCGCGTCCACCGACGTCGTACCGGTCGCCGCCTTCGAGAACGACGAGAAGAAGCTCTACGGCGTCCAGTACCACCCGGAGGTCATGCACTCCACCCACGGCCAGCAGGTCCTGGAGCACTTCCTCTACCGCGGCGCGGGCATCGAGCCGAACTGGACCACGACCAACGTGGTCGAGGAGCAGACCGCGCTCGTCCGCGAGCAGGTCGGCGACAAGCGCGTCATCTGCGCCCTCTCCGGCGGTGTGGACTCCGCGGTCGCCGCGGCCCTCGTCCAGAAGGCCATCGGCTCCCAGCTCACCTGCGTGTACGTCGACCACGGTCTGATGCGCAAGGGCGAGACCGAACAGGTCGAGAAGGACTTCGTGGCCGCGACCGGCGCGAAGCTCAAGGTCGTCGACGCGAAGAAGCGCTTCCTCGACGCCCTGGCCGGGGTCTCCGACCCGGAGCAGAAGCGGAAGATCATCGGCCGCGAGTTCATCCGCGTCTTCGAGCAGGCCCAGCTGGAGATCCTCCAGGAGGACGGCCCGGAGGTCGCCTTCCTCGTCCAGGGCACGCTCTACCCGGACGTCGTCGAGTCCGGCGGCGGCACCGGCACCGCCAACATCAAGTCCCACCACAACGTCGGCGGTCTCCCCGACGACATCGAGTTCCAGCTCGTCGAGCCGCTGCGCCAGCTGTTCAAGGACGAGGTCCGCATGGTCGGCCAGGAGCTGGGCCTCCCCGAGGAGATCGTCCAGCGCCAGCCCTTCCCCGGCCCCGGCCTCGGCATCCGCATCGTCGGCGAGGTCACCGAGGAGCGCCTGGACCTGCTCCGCGAGGCCGACGCCATCGCCCGCGAGGAGCTGACGGCGGCCGGCCTGGACCGCGACATCTGGCAGTGCCCGGTGGTCCTCCTCGCCGACGTCCGCTCGGTCGGCGTCCAGGGCGACGGCCGCACCTACGGCCACCCGATCGTGCTGCGCCCGGTCTCCTCCGAGGACGCCATGACGGCCGACTGGTCGCGTCTGCCGTACGAGACGCTGGCGAAGATCTCCACCCGCATCACCAACGAGGTCGCCGACGTCAACCGCGTCGTCCTCGACGTGACGAGCAAGCCCCCGGGGACCATCGAGTGGGAGTGA
- a CDS encoding succinic semialdehyde dehydrogenase, whose amino-acid sequence MTDSQAPDAPLGTNPVAAVPAGVRTAADVVTPEVIAQLTRGVVGSGRTANHTPFTGEKLADLPESTPEDVATAFDRARAAQTVWAAAPVRQRAAVLLRFHDLVLNRQSEVLDLIQLETGKARLHAHEEVLAVAVAARHYGRKAVSYLKPRRHTGVVPTLTKVTELRQPRGVVGQIAPWNYPLELSVGDALPAFVSGNAVVMKPDTETALTALWARDLLIEAGLPAEVFQVVLGEGPVVGPEVVSRADYVSFTGSTRTGREVAVGAASRLVGVSLELGGKNAMLVLEDADVEKAAAGAVRACFSSAGQLCISIERLYVHESIADDFVERFATRTKAMRLGSALAYGADMGSLVGERQLETVTQHVDEAVEKGAKLIAGGVARPDIGPLFYEPTILDGVEAPMTVCSEETFGPVVSIYRFSDEDEVIALANATPYGLNSSVWTTDSRRGHRVAARLRTGTVNINEGYAPAYGSVQSPMGGMKESGLGRRHGSEGILKYTEAQTVAQQRLIPLAPSFGMDDEKYAAFMTRSLRAMKAFRLR is encoded by the coding sequence ATGACGGACTCGCAGGCCCCTGACGCCCCTCTCGGTACGAACCCCGTGGCGGCCGTGCCCGCCGGTGTGCGTACCGCCGCCGACGTGGTCACCCCCGAGGTGATCGCCCAGCTGACCCGCGGTGTCGTCGGGTCGGGCCGCACGGCCAACCACACCCCCTTCACCGGGGAGAAGCTGGCCGACCTGCCCGAGTCCACCCCCGAGGACGTCGCCACCGCCTTCGACCGGGCCCGCGCCGCCCAGACCGTCTGGGCCGCCGCCCCCGTCCGGCAGCGGGCCGCCGTCCTGCTGCGCTTCCACGACCTCGTGCTCAACCGCCAGTCCGAGGTCCTCGACCTCATCCAGCTGGAGACCGGCAAGGCCCGCCTGCACGCCCACGAGGAGGTGCTGGCCGTCGCCGTCGCCGCCCGCCACTACGGGCGCAAGGCCGTCTCCTACCTCAAGCCCCGCCGCCACACCGGCGTCGTCCCGACGCTCACCAAGGTCACCGAACTGCGCCAGCCGCGCGGCGTCGTCGGCCAGATCGCCCCTTGGAACTACCCGCTCGAACTCTCCGTGGGCGACGCGCTGCCCGCGTTCGTCTCCGGCAACGCCGTCGTGATGAAGCCCGACACGGAGACCGCGCTCACCGCCCTGTGGGCCCGCGACCTGCTGATCGAGGCCGGACTGCCCGCCGAGGTCTTCCAGGTCGTCCTCGGGGAGGGACCCGTCGTCGGCCCCGAGGTCGTCAGCCGCGCCGACTACGTCTCCTTCACCGGCTCCACCCGCACCGGCCGCGAGGTCGCGGTCGGCGCCGCGTCCCGGCTGGTCGGCGTCTCCCTGGAGCTCGGCGGCAAGAACGCCATGCTCGTGCTGGAGGACGCCGACGTCGAGAAGGCCGCCGCCGGAGCCGTCCGCGCCTGCTTCTCCTCGGCCGGACAGCTCTGCATCTCCATCGAGCGGCTGTACGTCCACGAGTCGATCGCCGACGACTTCGTGGAGCGCTTCGCCACCCGGACGAAGGCCATGCGGCTCGGCAGCGCCCTCGCGTACGGGGCCGACATGGGCTCCCTCGTCGGCGAACGCCAGCTGGAGACCGTGACGCAGCACGTCGACGAGGCCGTCGAGAAGGGCGCGAAGCTCATCGCCGGCGGCGTCGCGCGCCCCGACATCGGCCCGCTGTTCTACGAGCCGACCATCCTCGACGGGGTGGAGGCGCCGATGACCGTCTGCTCCGAGGAGACCTTCGGGCCGGTCGTCTCGATCTACCGCTTCAGCGACGAGGACGAGGTGATCGCGCTGGCCAACGCCACCCCGTACGGCCTCAACTCCAGCGTCTGGACCACCGACTCCCGGCGCGGCCACCGGGTCGCCGCCCGGCTGCGCACCGGCACCGTCAACATCAACGAGGGGTACGCCCCCGCCTACGGCAGCGTCCAGTCCCCGATGGGCGGCATGAAGGAGTCCGGCCTCGGCCGACGGCACGGCTCCGAGGGCATCCTCAAGTACACCGAGGCCCAGACCGTCGCCCAGCAGCGGCTGATCCCGCTCGCGCCCTCCTTCGGGATGGACGACGAGAAGTACGCCGCGTTCATGACCCGCAGCCTCAGGGCGATGAAGGCGTTCCGGCTGCGCTGA